From Acipenser ruthenus chromosome 2, fAciRut3.2 maternal haplotype, whole genome shotgun sequence, a single genomic window includes:
- the LOC131697292 gene encoding uncharacterized protein LOC131697292, translating to MVSKNLGVTLDPCLSYSQHISTLARTCRFFLSNIRRIRPFLTNYATQLLVQALVLSRLDYCNSLLAGLPASATRPLQLIQNSAARLVFSLPRFAHATPLLRSLHWLPITARIQFKTLVLAYRCLDQTAPSYLQTLISPYTPTRPLRSACTRRLALPPLRSPASRARSFSTLAPQWWNDLPTDVRTAQSLTTFRRLLKTHLFKQHL from the exons atggtaag taagaaccttggagtcaccctggacccctgcctctcttattcccagcacatctccactctggcacgcacttgcagattcttcctgagcaacatccgaagaatccgacccttcctcaccaactatgctacccagctcctggtccaggccctggtactctcccgcctagactactgcaactccctcctggctggcctccctgcatccgccacccgtccgctccagctcatccagaactctgctgctcgcctggtgttctctctacctcgcttcgcccacgctactccactactccgctcgctccactggctcccgatcaccgctcgcatccagttcaagactcttgtactagcctacagatgccttgatcagactgcacccagctacctccagaccctcatctctccctacacccccactcgacctctccgctccgcctgcactagaagactggctctacctccgctacgctcccctgcctcccgagcccgctccttctccacccttgctccgcagtggtggaacgaccttcctacagatgtcaggactgcccagtccctgaccacattccggcgcctccttaagactcacctcttcaaacagcacctgtag